In one Rutidosis leptorrhynchoides isolate AG116_Rl617_1_P2 chromosome 8, CSIRO_AGI_Rlap_v1, whole genome shotgun sequence genomic region, the following are encoded:
- the LOC139862588 gene encoding negative regulator of systemic acquired resistance SNI1 isoform X1, producing the protein MGTKRRRGDGGMEENTMAILDTSCFSKSTQHLADDRISFLEAVRSGFIVPENASAPTNKMYQAIFQILKVETSLGLIMTSYQLLLELDKRFPRVYLSETEKSESCKSSSLLHNELVVVEEAWSPFSFGSNVSSSEKEDNDKNSGLLDATAFHLLIEDLIKVSEEANTEVLESKLLRNMLLFLYLVNVLEGDFVPRSLAFTENSDWITLRESLLNMILVSRKITYKGLIKDCLSAMCELSRFSTDNRHDGKPTETEAKSTEGTENRHIAIAIALPDVVKCTCDAVQKLLSMIIELDSFKKAADLEGRTTRADGTRTPAMEIILDELTYEKNILFPFFQAFNKPELKLDMIVQYLQKYIPKTSVRTRRSTDSIDGSTFGGVLKCFSNVNNAKAITKKISTEVAQLLIAHAFQAYILLLSQRYTESKEKTGDNSLPDICNDMISAFTCIKKTDGHTGLLPFAKEALFTASIMLSSSS; encoded by the exons ATGGGAACGAAACGAAGAAGAGGTGATGGAGGAATGGAAGAAAATACAATGGCGATTCTCGATACTTCCTGTTTCAGTAAATCTACTCAACATTTAGCCGATGATA GGATATCATTTCTTGAAGCTGTTCGTTCTGGATTCATTGTTCCTGAAAATGCTTCTGCACCCACTAA CAAAATGTACCAGGCAATTTTCCAGATACTAAAAGTCGAGACTTCATTGGGCTTAATAATGACAAGCTATCAACTCTTACTCGAGTTAGATAAG CGTTTTCCCCGGGTGTATCTTTCTGAGACTGAAAAATCAGAATCATGCAAATCTTCTTCCCTCTTGCATAATGAGTTAGTTGTGGTTGAAGAG GCGTGGTCTCCATTTTCATTTGGCTCTAATGTCTCTTCTAGCGAGAAAGAAGATAATGACAAAAATTCTGGATTACTTGATGCCACT GCTTTTCATCTTCTTATAGAGGATCTCATTAAAGTTTCAGAAGAAGCTAACACTGAAGTACTAGAATCAAAG CTTTTGAGAAATATGTTACTATTTCTGTATCTTGTCAATGTACTCGAAGGAGACTTTGTACCCCGTAGTTTGGCATTTACAG AAAACTCTGATTGGATTACTTTGAGGGAGTCATTGCTTAATATGATTTTG GTATCAAGGAAGATAACATACAAAGGACTAATCAAAGATTGTTTGTCTGCAATGTGTGAATTGTCTCGATTTTCAACGGACAATAGGCACGATGGGAAACCAACAGAAACTGAAGCTAAATCAACAGAAGGAACTGAAAACCGCCATATCGCAATTGCCATTGCTTTACCTGATGTAGTAAAGTGTACATGCGATGCTGTTCAGAAACTTCTATCTATG ATAATTGAGCTGGATTCATTTAAAAAGGCAGCAGATTTGGAGGGTCGAACTACTAGAGCTGATGGTACAAg AACTCCTGCCATGGAGATAATACTAGATGAGCTTACCTACGAAAAAAATATATTGTTCCCGTTTTTTCAG GCCTTTAATAAACCGGAACTGAAGCTGGATATGATTGTTCAGTATCTGCAAAAATACATTCCTAAG ACATCTGTACGCACCAGGAGGTCAACTGATTCGATCGATGGCTCAACATTTGGCGGAGTTCTAAAGTGCTTTTCAAATGTAAACAACGCAAAAGCTATTACAAAGAAGATTAGCACAGAAGTAGCTCAACTGCTTATAGCTCATGCTTTTCAG GCATATATATTGTTACTGTCTCAGCGTTACACTGAATCCAAGGAAAAAACTGGTGATAACTCTCTTCCAGATATTTGCAATGATATGATTTCAGCCTTCACATGTATTAAAAAGACTGACGG GCATACAGGGCTTTTGCCATTTGCTAAAGAAGCACTTTTCACAGCTTCAATAATGTTGTCAAGCAGCTCATAG
- the LOC139862588 gene encoding negative regulator of systemic acquired resistance SNI1 isoform X2: MTSYQLLLELDKRFPRVYLSETEKSESCKSSSLLHNELVVVEEAWSPFSFGSNVSSSEKEDNDKNSGLLDATAFHLLIEDLIKVSEEANTEVLESKLLRNMLLFLYLVNVLEGDFVPRSLAFTENSDWITLRESLLNMILVSRKITYKGLIKDCLSAMCELSRFSTDNRHDGKPTETEAKSTEGTENRHIAIAIALPDVVKCTCDAVQKLLSMIIELDSFKKAADLEGRTTRADGTRTPAMEIILDELTYEKNILFPFFQAFNKPELKLDMIVQYLQKYIPKTSVRTRRSTDSIDGSTFGGVLKCFSNVNNAKAITKKISTEVAQLLIAHAFQAYILLLSQRYTESKEKTGDNSLPDICNDMISAFTCIKKTDGHTGLLPFAKEALFTASIMLSSSS; this comes from the exons ATGACAAGCTATCAACTCTTACTCGAGTTAGATAAG CGTTTTCCCCGGGTGTATCTTTCTGAGACTGAAAAATCAGAATCATGCAAATCTTCTTCCCTCTTGCATAATGAGTTAGTTGTGGTTGAAGAG GCGTGGTCTCCATTTTCATTTGGCTCTAATGTCTCTTCTAGCGAGAAAGAAGATAATGACAAAAATTCTGGATTACTTGATGCCACT GCTTTTCATCTTCTTATAGAGGATCTCATTAAAGTTTCAGAAGAAGCTAACACTGAAGTACTAGAATCAAAG CTTTTGAGAAATATGTTACTATTTCTGTATCTTGTCAATGTACTCGAAGGAGACTTTGTACCCCGTAGTTTGGCATTTACAG AAAACTCTGATTGGATTACTTTGAGGGAGTCATTGCTTAATATGATTTTG GTATCAAGGAAGATAACATACAAAGGACTAATCAAAGATTGTTTGTCTGCAATGTGTGAATTGTCTCGATTTTCAACGGACAATAGGCACGATGGGAAACCAACAGAAACTGAAGCTAAATCAACAGAAGGAACTGAAAACCGCCATATCGCAATTGCCATTGCTTTACCTGATGTAGTAAAGTGTACATGCGATGCTGTTCAGAAACTTCTATCTATG ATAATTGAGCTGGATTCATTTAAAAAGGCAGCAGATTTGGAGGGTCGAACTACTAGAGCTGATGGTACAAg AACTCCTGCCATGGAGATAATACTAGATGAGCTTACCTACGAAAAAAATATATTGTTCCCGTTTTTTCAG GCCTTTAATAAACCGGAACTGAAGCTGGATATGATTGTTCAGTATCTGCAAAAATACATTCCTAAG ACATCTGTACGCACCAGGAGGTCAACTGATTCGATCGATGGCTCAACATTTGGCGGAGTTCTAAAGTGCTTTTCAAATGTAAACAACGCAAAAGCTATTACAAAGAAGATTAGCACAGAAGTAGCTCAACTGCTTATAGCTCATGCTTTTCAG GCATATATATTGTTACTGTCTCAGCGTTACACTGAATCCAAGGAAAAAACTGGTGATAACTCTCTTCCAGATATTTGCAATGATATGATTTCAGCCTTCACATGTATTAAAAAGACTGACGG GCATACAGGGCTTTTGCCATTTGCTAAAGAAGCACTTTTCACAGCTTCAATAATGTTGTCAAGCAGCTCATAG